One stretch of Chryseobacterium fluminis DNA includes these proteins:
- a CDS encoding T9SS type A sorting domain-containing protein — translation MYYYALPVRLQIYPNPTTDFIKIKEQENASENLTYLIINSSGRVIQSGIYNDEPINVKKLNSGLYFLNLSSKLNIKVFYGKFIKN, via the coding sequence ATCTATTACTATGCTTTACCTGTACGTCTTCAAATTTATCCTAATCCAACAACTGACTTTATTAAAATCAAAGAACAGGAAAATGCTTCTGAGAATTTAACCTATTTGATAATTAATAGTTCAGGAAGGGTGATTCAATCAGGTATTTACAATGATGAGCCTATCAATGTAAAAAAATTGAATTCTGGTTTATACTTCTTAAACTTATCATCAAAACTGAATATAAAAGTATTTTACGGAAAATTTATAAAAAACTAA